The Bacillota bacterium region CGAGATGGACAACCACGTCAACGCCGGCACGCACACCATCCCGGGCCGGCCGTATAGCCTCATCGTGTCGGGCCCGCCGGGTGCGGAGTACCTGCAAATCATCGCCACACGCACCCCTCTGAAGGACCTGACGCCGGCCTCGGCCTTCGTGCGTTCGCCGTTCCCCCAACTTGGCAAGAACGGCCCCGAGGTGAAGGCCAAGGTCGAGGGCATGCTGCGGGCCCACGGTGAGGGATGGGCGGCCGCCTGGACGGCCTTCTGGGTCGTGTCGCCAGCCCCGCCGCCACCGCCACCGCCTCCGGCACCTCCCCCGCAAGACCGACGGGGCAGCGGCATCATCCGCATTTACGGCGGACCGGCCGGGCGCCCGTCCCTGCGCTGACGGCGTCTGCGCGGGGCGAACGCCAGCGGCTGGAGCCCTTCGCGGCACTCGTGCTCGACGGGCTCAGTATTCGAAGCGCGGCGGCTCCGCCGTTGAGCGATCGACGACGATCAGGGCGTCGGGGTGCTCCTGCAGGAACGTGACCGGGTACTCCACCGTCACCGGCCCGAACAGCGCCACCCGCAGCGCCGTCTGCTTCCAGGCGCCCGTCGTGCTGTAGAGGCGAATGCGGCGGGCGGACAGGATCTCCCGCATCCCGATGGTGACGGCCATGGTCGGCACGAGCTGCACCGCCCCGCCGGCCTCCCGCTGGGCCATGGCGATGATGGTATCCGGGTTGAGGAAGACGATCCGGGTCGTGGACTGCCTGAACATCTCCGCCGTCACGACGGGCCAGGGCCAGAGGGGCGGCTCGTTGTAAGCGATGTGCCCGTGAAAGCCGATCCCGCCGTACGCCGTATCGATGCCGCCCGCCGCCTCGATAGCCTCGCCCATTTCGTCCAGCCGGAACGGCGAAGGGAAGTGACGCTGCGACTCGGGAACGTTGAGCGAGGGGTCGACCACGTCGTAGAAGTTGCGCCGCCACCACCCCTCGAAACTCCACGGGCTGTCCAGCGGAAACGGCCGTCCCTGCCAGTCAAGGTGCTCGTCCATGTGGAACAGGTGCACGTCCCTCAGGCTCAGGCGGCGTTCGTTCACCATGCGCGCCAGGATGGGGAACGGCTCGCGGGGGCCGCACGGGACGATGAGGCGCGTGGGGCGCCCTGTGCGGTTGTTCTGCTCGATCTCGTCGAAGATGCTCTGGGCGAAGTGCCGGTGCACGTCCTCGGGCTTTGGCAGCACCTGGAGCCGGATGCGTGCCCGGGGGTGCGAGGGCAGTTCGCCGGCCGGGATGCTGAGCCACTGCTGCAACTGTCCGGGGTCAATGGCGGAATAGGCCACCTGTCTTCGTCCACTCCTATCGCAAATGTCAACCGGCGGCACGGGGCAGAATCGCCGGCCCGGGGCCGCCCGGAGTGGTATATACCAGACGCGGTGCCCGACGTCCTGCCGCCCTGCTCCCCTTACAGGCGCAGCGTTTCCCAGACTTCCAGCTTTGCCCTCACCCGGTCGATGACGGCGTCGGTGAACTCCGTCGTGGACGCCTGCCCGCCCAGGTCCACGGTGCGGCAGCCTGCCCGGATGGCCTCGAGCGATGCTTCGTAGACGGCCCGCGACGCCTTTTGCCCGGCGCCGCCCGGCAGGTAGCTCAGAAGGGCTGCCCCTGCCAGAATCATGGCCAGCGGATTGGCAACGTTCTTGCCCTTCAGGCGGGGGGCCGTCCCGTGCGGCGCCTCGGCCATCACGCACTTCACCCGGAGCTGGTCGTCCATGGACAGCAGCAGCGACTCCGAGCCCGCGATGGTCCCGAACATCTGCAGCACCAGGTCGCTCAGGCAGTCGCCGTCGCGGTTCAGCGTGGGGATCACCAGGGGTTCGCCCGTGTGGGACAGGAGCAAGGCGTAAGTGGCGTCGATGAGCTGCGGTTCGTACGCAACGTCCGGGTGGCGGGCGGCGGCCGCGTCCATTTCTTCCTTGAGCATCCCCTCGTAGATGGGGCTCACCGTGTACTTGGGGCCGCCGAACACCTTGCCCCCGAGGCGCGCGGCCTGCAAGAACGCGAACTCCGCCACCGCCCGGCAGACCCGGCGGCTGATGCTTTCGGTGCGGAAGGCGAGTTCGTCCGGCCCTGCCGACTCCCGCCACTCCCGGGCGCCGTAGGCATCCCCCACCGCCATGCGGATGACGCTGATGGGTGCATTGACGCCGGCGATGGGCCGGACGCCCGGGATCACGCGCCCGGTCCGCACGATGACGCTGCCGTCGATAGCCGCCCGCAGGGTGGCGTTGGGGCTTCCCACGTCGTCCTTCCCTTCGGGGGTGATGGTGGCCGCCTTCAGCCCCAAACCCGCCTGCACCATGGCCTTGGCCGCCTCGAGCACGACCCGGTTGCGGGTGCGGCGGCGGTTCTCCAGGCTCAGGTCGAAATGGACGAACTCCAGCGGGAGGCCCGTGACCGAGGGCGCCAGCACCCTCAGGGCTTCTTCGAGCAACTCCTGCCCCGTCTCGTCACCGTCGAGCACCACAACCGGAATGGATGAGGAAGCGGCCATGCACCCTTACCCCCGTCACAATCCCTACAGCCGGGTGTGCCAGACCCGGTCGAGCCATCCCGAGAACACGGCCGTCAACCCGGCCACCAGCAAGCCGACCACTATGGCCGCCAGCACGTAGCCGATGACCGTGCCGGCGATGATGTACAGGCCGTCACGCCGGAGAAACCCGATCCCCAGCACGAGCACCACCAGCGCCGGCAGCGTGTTGAAGAACGGCAGGGGCGCCAGCATCAGCAGGCCCAGCAGCGTGATGGCAAGCGCGGCGGCCCGGAAGAGGGGCTCGTTGGCCGCCACCCGCAGCCGCCTCCTGGAACTCCGCTCCAGCCGGGCCAGGGTCGGGATCACCCGCTCTTCCATGAACTTCGCTGCCTGCGGGCTCAGCGCCCACCGCCGCATCCGCGCCGGCAGCCACGGGTGCGTCAGCCCGAGCGCCCGCTGCAGCCCCAGCCCGGCAAACAGCAGCCCGATGAAAGCGGCCGTCCCGGGCGGCAGCACCGGTACCAGCGTCGGGAGCGCCAGCGCCACGAAGAGCAGCCCAAAGCCGTGCTCCCGGGTCAGATCCACCACGTCGCCCAGCGTGAGCGGCCCCCGGCCCGGGCCTGCTTCCCGCAGGCGCCGGAGCAACCGCTCGCTGATGGGCGCGGCTCCGTCCCCCGGCTCGCCGGCCCCGGAGGCAAGCCCGTGGCAGGTGCCTGTCCGGGTCAGAGCGAATCTCGCCCGGGAGCTACCGACATCCTTCGAGCCCGCCAGAGGCCTGGGGAGACGACGGCGCATGGCATTCAACCTGTTCGACGTGTTCTGGATCTTCCTGCTGTTCTCCGCCCTGTCACCGGCTCTGCGCCAGCGGAGCCTCGAGGGCCAGCGCCTGCGCGCCATCCGCCGGCTCGAGCTGCGGCGCCACAGCCGGGTCATTACGCTCATCCACCGCCAGGAGTCGGTGAGCTTCCTCGGCATTCCCATCGCCCGCTACATCGACATCAACGACTCGGAGCAGATCCTGCGCGCCATCAAGCTGACGCCTCCCGATATGCCCATCGACCTCATCCTGCACACCCCGGGCGGGCTCGTGCTGGCGGCCGAGCAGATCGCGCACGCCCTCATCAACCGGTCCGGCAAGGTGACGGTCTTCATCCCGCACTACGCCATGTCGGGCGGCACGCTTCTCGCACTGGCCGCTGACGAAGTGGTCATGGACCCGAACGCTGTCCTGGGCCCCGTCGACCCGCAGATCGGCGGCTACGCCGCCGCCGACATCCTCAAGGTGCTGGAGATGAAGCCCATCAGCGAGATCGACGACCAGACCCTGATCCTGGCCCAGACGGCCCATAAGGCCCTCGCGCAGGTGCGGGAACTGGTCATGCGCCTCACCACGGCCAACGGCATGCCCCAGGAGAAGGCCGAACGCCTGGCGGACAGCCTGGGTACCGGGCAGTGGACGCACGACTACCCCATCACCTTCGAACAGGCCAGGGAGCTGGGGCTGCCGGTCTCTGACGACATGCCGCCCGAGGTCTACGAACTGATGGACCTCTTCCCGCAGCCCGCCCAGCGGCGGCCGACGGTTCAATACGTCCCGATGCCGTACGGGGAGCGGCTGCCGGGGCCCCGGCCCCGCAACACCCGCCCCGGTCAGGCGTAGGTTACCACGCGCGGGCGGGGCACAGGACGCTGCCCCTGTCCCCCGCCCCGCCTCAGGCGGTCTTCTCGGCCATCTCGGGCTCCTCGTGCGGCCCCGCCTTGCGCTGCGGCGCCGGCACGAGTATGGAGGCCCCGACGGCGAGCGCCAGTAGCCCGAAGATGACGCCGAGCGACGCCGAGACGGGCACGTGGTAGATGTCGCTCAGCAGCATCTTGACGCCAACGAACGCCAGGACGGCCGATAGCGCGTACTTGAGGTAGCGAAACGCCGGCATGATCCCGGCCAGCACGAAGTAGAGCGCCCGCAGCCCCAGAATGGCGAAGATGTTGGACGTGTAGACGATGAACGCGTCCGACGTTACGCCGAACACAGCCGGCACCGAGTCGACGGCAAAGACCACATCGGTGAGCTCGACGAAGGCCAGCACCAAAAAAAGCGGCGTGGCGAGCCACCGGCCCTGTTCCCGCACTAAGAAGGCCTGTCCTCTGTACTCCGACACCACGGGAAGGAACCGGCGCACGGTGCGGAAAACGGGGTTCTGGTCCGGCTCTACCGCGCGCTCCTTCTGCACGGCCATCTTGAAGCCCGTGTAGACCAGGAACGCGCCGAAGATGTACGCGACCCAGTGGAACGTGGACAGCAGCGCCGCGCCCGTTACGACGAACAGGCCCCGGATGATCACCGCCCCGAGAACGCCCCAGAACAGCACCCGGTGCTGGTACTCGGCCGGAACGCCGAAGTACGCGAAGATCATGAGGAACACGAACAGGTTGTCCACGCTCAGTGACTTTTCCACGAGGTACCCAGCCAGGAACTCCAGGGCACGCTCGCGGCCGAGCCACGCGTAGACCAGTCCGTTGAAGGCGAGGGCCAGCCCGATCCAAACGAGCGACCAGATGGCGGCTTCGCGGGTCGAAGGCGCGTGGGCCTTCCGGTTGAAGATGCCGAGGTCGACGGCCAGAGCGGTGACCACCATGATGGTGAAAGGCACCCACAGCCAGGCCTCGCTGTGAGGCAGCGCGTCGAGCAAGTAGGACCCCCTCTCAGGTTACGTGCTTAAGGTACCCCAGGTGGAAGGGCCCCGGCAAGGTGTTGCAAGGTTGTATTCCGGGCGCGGGATGGCTATAATGACACCATGGTTTGTGCACAGATTCGTGCACAAGCCGTGCGCAACGGGCTCTGGCGGGCGGACGCCGAGCGGCCGCCGCCTTTGGGCCCAACGCCAGCCTGGGAGGCAAGCAATGGCTGACAGCACGCTCCTGTCTGCACAAGCCCATCCGTTTGCCCGATTCGTCAACCCGCATCTGGCGCAGTTACTATCGCGGCTGCGCATGGACAAGCGGTTCGTCCGGGGCGAGGGGGCGTGGCTGTGGGACGCCGATGGACGGCGCCACCTTGACCTCATCGCCAACTACGGGGCACTGCCCTTCGGGTACAACCCGCCGGAGATCTGGCAGGCGCTGACCGAAGCGTATGCACGGCGAGAACCCAGTTTCGTCCAGCCCTCCTTCCTGGAGGCGGCGGGCGAGCTGGCCCGGAGGCTCGTAGAGCTGGCGCCCGAAGGCCTGCGCTACGTTACCTTCACCAATTCGGGCGCCGAGGCGGTGGAGGCGGCTATCAAGATGTGCCGGTCTGCCACGGGGCGAAGGCGGATCCTCGCGACGCACAACAGCTTCCACGGCAAGACACTGGGGGCGCTGTCGGCCACGGGGCGCGCCGCCTACCAGGAGCCCTTCGGCGCGCCGGTGGAGGGGTTCGACTTCATCCCGTACGGCGACATCGGGGCGCTCGATCAGGCGCTTGCTCGAAGAGGTGAGCAGTACGCCGCGCTGATTCTGGAGCCGATCCAGGGCGAGGGCGGCATCGTGGTGCCGCCGGCGGGCTACTTGCGGGCCGCCCGGGAGCTCACGAGCCGCTTCGGCGTGCTGCTCGTCTTCGACGAGATCCAGTCGGGCCTGGGGCGAACGGGCGAGCTGTTCGCCTGCCAGGCAGAAGGCGTCGCCCCGGACGTGATGACGGTGGCAAAAGCGCTGGGTGGGGGACTCCTGCCCATCGGCGTCTGCCTGGCAGACGAGGCGGCGTACAACGAGCCGTTCGCCATGAAGCACTCCTCGACCTTTGCCGGCGGCGCCCTGGCGTGCCGGGCGGGCCTTGCGGCGCTGGACCTGCTCACCCGGGACGGGGGCGCGCTGCTGCGCCACGTGAGGGCCCGGGGCGAGCAGCTCAAACAGGGCCTCGAGGCGCTGGCGCAGCGCTACCCGCACGTCATCCGGGAGGTTCGGGGACGGGGGCTGATGCTCGGCATCGACTTTGCCGTGCCGGATGGCGCGTTCGCTGGCCGCAGCCCCGGCACGCTGCTCCCCGTGATGTCGGAGCAGGAGTTGCTCACCCCCGTGCTCGCCAGCTACCTTCTCGACGTGGAAGGCGTGCGGGTGGCCCCGACGCTCAACGGCCAGAGCGTCATCCGCATCGAGCCGCCGCTCATCATCTCCGAGGAACAGTGCAACCTGGCGCTGGCCGCCATCGAGCGCACCGTGGCGCTCGCCGCGAAGGGCCGCACCGCGGCCCTGCTGCGCCACTTCGTTTCTGACCGGCCCCCGCTGCCGGCGCAGGACGGAGCGCATCAGAGCGCTGGCGCTCAAATGGAGTTACAGGCCCCTGCTCCGGTGGAGTTCTCCAGCAACGGCGCTGCCCACGTGGCGCCGGCAGCACCCGCCCCGTCGCCGCTCCGAGCGCCGGCCGAACCTCCCCACCCGTCGGGTGACCCCGGCGAGGGGCGGTTCGCGTTCCTGGTGCACCCGCTCGACCTGGACAACTACCACGAGTTCGACGAAGCCTTAGCCGAACTCTCGCACGCCGAACTCGACCGCCTCGCGGACCAGTTCAACCCCTTGCTCGAACCCTTCGTCATCGGGCGCACGCGGTTTGTCTCGGCGGCCGGGCGCACCGTCTACGGGGAGTTCGTGGTGGTGCCGCGCACAACCCGGCAGATCCTCACGGAACCGCGGCGCGAAGTTCTGGACGTGATCCGCCGCGCCGTTGAACTCGCCCGGGACCGGGGAGCCCGCATCGTGGGGCTCGGCGCCTACACGGCCATCGCGTCCCGAGGCGGGCTGCAGTTGACCGACATGGGGGTGGCCCTGACCACCGGAAACAGCTACACGGTGGCCGCCGCCATCGAGGCGCTCATGGAGGGCGCCCGCCGGCTCGGGCTGGACGTCGGCACAACCCGAGCGGCCGTGGTGGGCGCCGGCGGCTCGGTGGGCCGGGCGACGGCGCTGCTGCTGGCCCCGCACGTGGCCGAACTGCACCTCGTCGGCAACCCCGCATCGGGGCAGCGGGCGTTGGAACGGCTGCGGGCGGTCGCCACCGAGGCGGGGCACATAGCCGTTCAGGCCGGCAACCCGGCCCTCTCCACGACCATCACGACCGATGCGGTGCAGGCGCTTTCGCAGGCGCAGCTGGTGGTCATCGCGACCAGTTCGGCCGACGAGCTGGTGACCCCCGAGATGCTGGCGCCGGGGGCGGTGGTGTGTGACATGTCCCGCCCGCCCAACGTGAGCCGCCGGGTCGACGCCGAGCGCCCGGACGTGCTGGTCATCGACGGTGGCGTCATCGAGGTGCCGGGGCGGCCGGACTTCGGGTGGAACTTCGGCTACGAGCAGGGCCTGGCCTTCGCCTGCATGTCGGAGACCATGATGCTGGCCCTGGAACACCACTACCAGCACACGAGCCTCGGGTCGGATCTCACCATCGAGACCATCCGGTGGATGCAGGAACTGGCGCGCCGCCACGGCTTTCGGTTGGCCGAGCTGCGCAGCTTCGACAGGCCCTTGAGCGCCGAACGCTGGCAGCGGCTGCGGGCGGCGCGTCAAGTGATGGCCGGCACTCTTCGCTGAGGGGCGCAAGATCGGGCGTCACAGCGGGCCGAACGGGACGCATCTCCAGCGTCATCTGTTCCAGGAGATCTCGATGCCACTGGGGACCCGACGGGGTCGACCTGTCCACCTCCCGAGCTATGGTGTGCGCCGCCGCGCTGGCCAGAATCACCCGGTCCCCGCCCGGGAGTGCTCGCCAGTGCGCCTCAGTGAAGTGCTCTGGTAGGTCGGCCCGGGAGGGCAGATGGATGCCGTGACGGCGTAACACGGCCCGGGCCTGGTTGCAGGCTCGGGTGCGGCTCATCTGCAAGCTGTCGACCCGAGCCGCTTCAGCTCGACGGGGTTAGCCGCTCTCTCTGTGTCGCCGTCACCCATTCACACGCATGCACGTAGCGCTTGTGCAGGTCCAGCCCCCAGTAGCGTGGCACCGTCGACCTCCCTTTCGGCCTATCTGCTGGAAGCGCAGGGGTGGCGTCAAGGACAGCAGCGTGCGTCGCATACAGTTGTGCGGGCTTCCGGTAGGGTGCCGGGCCCATGCAGGTGGTACGCAGAACGGGGCCGACCAAACACCATAACAGGCTCGAGGCCCATGTAAATGCTCGGCCCACCCCCACCAACCGCGCGTGTCAATCATGCCAACACCACTTGCGGCGACGCCATCAGAGGTGGTACCTTGTGTCATGCGAGGAGAGGCACGTGGCGTCCCGTTACAACCGCATCATCAGGCGCGACAGTGAACGGGCACTGGCGTATAACGCGGTCTCCAAGTGCCTGCCAGAAGTCGACTCGGATGTTGCCGACACTCTCTCGGATCCCTCAAGACTTGCAGGTCTAATCGCCCGTGCACACTCGGGCGAAGACCGAGAAAAGTCAATCTTCAACAAGCTAATTTAGGTCAATGCAATGCGTTCAAGGGAACACGACAGAGCATCCCTGCCGGCTTTGTAACAGTTGCTTCTCAATCAAGTATTCGCCCTCAAGTCGTATCCGACGAGTGCACGTTCTCTTACGAGAAACAGGTCACGACCGGGTGTTCGTGTAACCTTGCTTGGTGTGGAACATTCTATTCGAGTGGTCCCTGTCTGAGGCGCTACGTGACATACGATTGTTACGAGTGTGTGGACCATCTAACCGGGGAACGGCGTACGGAATGCGTCCGGGTATCGGAGGACGAGACATGTACCAGCAGGTGCCGATATGGGGGTTATGAGTGCGATTCGACAAACCCATTTGCATGTTCCTGAGGCAAGAGGCTTGAGTGAGGGAGGGGTCCCGGTGCGAGAGGGTGCGATAGGGCTTATCGTGTTGTGGCTCGTTGCCATCATCATAATGTGTGGACAAGGCACTATGGCCTTCGCATCAGGGGACGATGAACGTGAAGCGCTGGCAACCCTTCAACAGTACTTCGCTGCTATCGAAAAAAAAGATGCAGATGCGATCTTACAGGTAGTAGACCCCTCCTTCATCCCCGTAGCTTTTTTTGGAACAGAACCCGAACAGCTCGCGGAACGCCTTGCCGCCCAACAGGCAGACGTCCGCATCACCCCGGTAGCTCAGCAAGTATACCTCTCAGGGGATAAGTATGCCTTCGTCGTGGGCTCGTACCAGGCCGTTCTGATTCCTTCAGGAAACCCAGCCTCGCAACGGAGCGAGGTCGCAGAACAGGTGTACTTCCTGCGGAAGGAGCAAGGGCGGTGGAAGATCTTCCGCGTCTACACGGGGCGTCGTGAGGTGATCTCCTCCCTCCCAAGAAGCCCGGAATCGCGGCTCCCTGCTGGTGTAGCAACCGAACTGCAGCCCGGAGAGCAAGTACCGGCACTGCGGCTTACCCGTCTCGATGGCATAGAAATCGAGTGGGCTTGGACCCGCGCAACACTTGTTTACGTTCGGGGCAGAGACACCGAGCTAAAGGAATCGTTTGAAACAGACGGTTTTGCGTCCGCTAGCTCGCAGACTGTCAAGCCGGGTTGACATCCTGGCGGTACTACAGGCAGGTAACGCGTGGCAACCATCTTCGTCCATAACCGCAGCGCGTGATCTCCGCTCCCACATAGAACTGGACCTGAAGGTCAGAGGCATGCCCGCCTTATTGCTCATTTGTCCGGAGCGGGACGTTCCTCTGGGCACATTTGGGCTTGGCCTCTTCTAAGTCTTTGGATAACATCGAGCGAGACATCCTGAGCCGAAGGACAAGACCGATCTTCCCTTGCGCGCACGGTACCGAGCCAATCGGGCCGAGCCTCTCCTGAAGCTCAGCAAAGAACATCTCGTAGTTTCCCCATGCCCAGACCGATGCCCCGGCTCCAGTTGCTACCAGCCCAAGAAGCGAAACCTTTGCACTGCAGGGCGGAGGGCCGCCACCGCATGCACGACCGAGGCAGCCAGAGCAGCCGCGAACATACTTGCCACGGCCATCCCATCCCGCATTTCCCCAGCACGCGGCCACGACATCCAGTGGCGAGGAAGCCACTGTTGCCACGTTACTGCAAGCCACATCAAGGCGGATATCAACTTGGGCGCGTTGGGCCCCAGGAAGCCGGATATCTCGCCCGGCCGCACCTGCAGGATTGAGTCCACGATGCCGCGCTTTTTCCCGTACGACCTGGTCAGGCCAAAGGTTCAATGGCAGCCACCGCAACCCCGTCCCCTTGCCGTGAGGCTGTGTTCGACTGTCCTATGAGCGTAGGACACTGCCGCCACTGTCGACCCCTGGCGATGGGTTCCGCGCCGACTGACCGTCAGTCAGTGACCGACCGTCAGTCAGTGGTGATCCTGTTGCCGGCCCCCTCGTTGAACCGGCGCTCGAGTTCATGGTAGGTTGCCGGGAATCGCGCCTGGAACTGCACGTAGTCGGGAATCGGGTAGCGGACGCCGCCCTTGTGGGTGCCCTGCAAGCCTTCGACCAGCTCATCGAGGAGCCGGAACGGCATGGCGAAGGCCATCTCGTCGTCCTGGGTGTGGCCGAAGACACGGTCGCCGTAGCAGGGCAGGATGACCTGGTAGTCGTCCTCGTGCAGCGTGCGAATCAGCTCCTCGGCGCAATCGGCCCTGGGGTTGACCACCGCGTGCAGGACGCCGCCGCGCTTCCAGAGAGCGGCCGCGGCGAGGCGCATGACCTGGGCCGGGTTGGCGTACACGAGGACGATCTGTGGCTCAAAGGCACCCTTGGCCAGGGGAGCCACCACCACGGCGCCATAGCCGCCCTCGGGGGCCTTGGGGACGGCTGCCTCGCTGCGGGCGCCCGCCTCCAGCGTCTCGTTGTACATACCCTGCGCCAGGTGGCCCTCCCGGTAGTAGGCGACGGCCGGCCGGTAGCCGAAGGCCACGGCCGCGATGGGGCAGGAGAGGTCCTCGCCGTCCAGCGCCACCGTCCAGCCATAGCGCCGGGCTATGGAGATAGCCTGGCAGATGGTGATGCGCACCCCCATGTCCCGGACGGGGTGGCGGGCGCCTTCCGGGATGTCGCCGCTCTTTGCGAAGCGCACTGCCAGCGGGAACGTCGCGGGCCGGATGAAGCGTTCGATGGCCTCGGCGCCGGTGCGGCACCGGGCCGCCATTTCGGTGGCTGCCATGTCCGGTGTGCTCGCCCCCCGTGACCGGCCTGAAAACCTCGTGGCGCGTGTGGGTTCGCCGGCGGTTATGCCTCCTCCTCTGGGGCGGCAGAACCGGTCCAACTTTGCCGGCGCACCTTCCTGTGCGATAATGATGGGCGTGAAGGAGGCGGCCATGGCGGGGTTGAGCGACACCCTCGCGCCGGGCATCCTGAAGGGCGGTATCCTGCCACTCTACTACCAGCTTCAAAACACCCTGCGGCAGCGGATCGAGTCCGGCCAGTGGTCACCGGGCGAACGTCTTCCAGGCGAGCGGGAACTCGCCCGGCTATTTAGCGTCAGCCGCACCACGGTGCGGGAGGCGCT contains the following coding sequences:
- a CDS encoding isocitrate/isopropylmalate family dehydrogenase — translated: MAASSSIPVVVLDGDETGQELLEEALRVLAPSVTGLPLEFVHFDLSLENRRRTRNRVVLEAAKAMVQAGLGLKAATITPEGKDDVGSPNATLRAAIDGSVIVRTGRVIPGVRPIAGVNAPISVIRMAVGDAYGAREWRESAGPDELAFRTESISRRVCRAVAEFAFLQAARLGGKVFGGPKYTVSPIYEGMLKEEMDAAAARHPDVAYEPQLIDATYALLLSHTGEPLVIPTLNRDGDCLSDLVLQMFGTIAGSESLLLSMDDQLRVKCVMAEAPHGTAPRLKGKNVANPLAMILAGAALLSYLPGGAGQKASRAVYEASLEAIRAGCRTVDLGGQASTTEFTDAVIDRVRAKLEVWETLRL
- a CDS encoding nuclear transport factor 2 family protein encodes the protein MREGAIGLIVLWLVAIIIMCGQGTMAFASGDDEREALATLQQYFAAIEKKDADAILQVVDPSFIPVAFFGTEPEQLAERLAAQQADVRITPVAQQVYLSGDKYAFVVGSYQAVLIPSGNPASQRSEVAEQVYFLRKEQGRWKIFRVYTGRREVISSLPRSPESRLPAGVATELQPGEQVPALRLTRLDGIEIEWAWTRATLVYVRGRDTELKESFETDGFASASSQTVKPG
- a CDS encoding TerC family protein — translated: MLDALPHSEAWLWVPFTIMVVTALAVDLGIFNRKAHAPSTREAAIWSLVWIGLALAFNGLVYAWLGRERALEFLAGYLVEKSLSVDNLFVFLMIFAYFGVPAEYQHRVLFWGVLGAVIIRGLFVVTGAALLSTFHWVAYIFGAFLVYTGFKMAVQKERAVEPDQNPVFRTVRRFLPVVSEYRGQAFLVREQGRWLATPLFLVLAFVELTDVVFAVDSVPAVFGVTSDAFIVYTSNIFAILGLRALYFVLAGIMPAFRYLKYALSAVLAFVGVKMLLSDIYHVPVSASLGVIFGLLALAVGASILVPAPQRKAGPHEEPEMAEKTA
- a CDS encoding exopolysaccharide biosynthesis protein, which gives rise to MRRRLPRPLAGSKDVGSSRARFALTRTGTCHGLASGAGEPGDGAAPISERLLRRLREAGPGRGPLTLGDVVDLTREHGFGLLFVALALPTLVPVLPPGTAAFIGLLFAGLGLQRALGLTHPWLPARMRRWALSPQAAKFMEERVIPTLARLERSSRRRLRVAANEPLFRAAALAITLLGLLMLAPLPFFNTLPALVVLVLGIGFLRRDGLYIIAGTVIGYVLAAIVVGLLVAGLTAVFSGWLDRVWHTRL
- a CDS encoding aminotransferase class III-fold pyridoxal phosphate-dependent enzyme, which encodes MADSTLLSAQAHPFARFVNPHLAQLLSRLRMDKRFVRGEGAWLWDADGRRHLDLIANYGALPFGYNPPEIWQALTEAYARREPSFVQPSFLEAAGELARRLVELAPEGLRYVTFTNSGAEAVEAAIKMCRSATGRRRILATHNSFHGKTLGALSATGRAAYQEPFGAPVEGFDFIPYGDIGALDQALARRGEQYAALILEPIQGEGGIVVPPAGYLRAARELTSRFGVLLVFDEIQSGLGRTGELFACQAEGVAPDVMTVAKALGGGLLPIGVCLADEAAYNEPFAMKHSSTFAGGALACRAGLAALDLLTRDGGALLRHVRARGEQLKQGLEALAQRYPHVIREVRGRGLMLGIDFAVPDGAFAGRSPGTLLPVMSEQELLTPVLASYLLDVEGVRVAPTLNGQSVIRIEPPLIISEEQCNLALAAIERTVALAAKGRTAALLRHFVSDRPPLPAQDGAHQSAGAQMELQAPAPVEFSSNGAAHVAPAAPAPSPLRAPAEPPHPSGDPGEGRFAFLVHPLDLDNYHEFDEALAELSHAELDRLADQFNPLLEPFVIGRTRFVSAAGRTVYGEFVVVPRTTRQILTEPRREVLDVIRRAVELARDRGARIVGLGAYTAIASRGGLQLTDMGVALTTGNSYTVAAAIEALMEGARRLGLDVGTTRAAVVGAGGSVGRATALLLAPHVAELHLVGNPASGQRALERLRAVATEAGHIAVQAGNPALSTTITTDAVQALSQAQLVVIATSSADELVTPEMLAPGAVVCDMSRPPNVSRRVDAERPDVLVIDGGVIEVPGRPDFGWNFGYEQGLAFACMSETMMLALEHHYQHTSLGSDLTIETIRWMQELARRHGFRLAELRSFDRPLSAERWQRLRAARQVMAGTLR
- a CDS encoding DUF169 domain-containing protein, with protein sequence MAATEMAARCRTGAEAIERFIRPATFPLAVRFAKSGDIPEGARHPVRDMGVRITICQAISIARRYGWTVALDGEDLSCPIAAVAFGYRPAVAYYREGHLAQGMYNETLEAGARSEAAVPKAPEGGYGAVVVAPLAKGAFEPQIVLVYANPAQVMRLAAAALWKRGGVLHAVVNPRADCAEELIRTLHEDDYQVILPCYGDRVFGHTQDDEMAFAMPFRLLDELVEGLQGTHKGGVRYPIPDYVQFQARFPATYHELERRFNEGAGNRITTD